A portion of the Leptospira noumeaensis genome contains these proteins:
- a CDS encoding glycosyltransferase family 2 protein yields the protein MSNILCIIPARDEEEGIERALTGLIKNSGLPKSSFIVVNNASKDQTPVILRKMGIFTLDCPEIGYGNACLVALNWIKNKKPEPEYILFCDADGSDDPMDIKKLIQKIETNKADLVIGSRTIGVVEKGALSPIQIFGNALTCFLIFVFFRRKFTDMGPLRILRYSSLVRLQMEDPTWGWNIEMHVKALQMKMDIIEISVNYRKRFAGVSKISGTISMSIRVGIKILYTFFRLLLFSVHNR from the coding sequence GTGAGTAATATCCTTTGTATCATTCCTGCTCGGGACGAAGAAGAAGGCATTGAACGTGCGTTAACAGGTTTAATCAAAAATTCTGGTTTGCCAAAATCTAGTTTTATTGTAGTGAATAATGCATCAAAGGATCAAACACCTGTTATTCTTCGGAAAATGGGGATTTTTACTTTGGACTGTCCCGAAATTGGTTATGGAAATGCTTGTCTCGTTGCGCTCAACTGGATCAAAAATAAAAAACCAGAGCCGGAATATATTCTTTTCTGTGATGCCGATGGATCTGATGACCCGATGGATATAAAGAAACTAATCCAAAAAATTGAAACAAACAAGGCCGATTTGGTGATTGGTTCTAGGACCATTGGTGTTGTCGAAAAAGGAGCTCTGTCCCCCATTCAAATTTTTGGAAATGCACTTACCTGTTTTTTGATTTTTGTTTTTTTTCGTCGAAAATTTACGGATATGGGGCCACTTCGTATTTTGCGATATTCTTCCCTTGTTCGTTTGCAGATGGAAGATCCCACTTGGGGTTGGAATATTGAAATGCATGTGAAAGCACTTCAAATGAAAATGGATATAATTGAAATTTCTGTGAACTACCGCAAGCGGTTTGCAGGTGTTTCCAAAATATCGGGAACCATTTCCATGTCGATTCGCGTGGGAATCAAAATTTTATACACTTTTTTTCGGTTGTTACTCTTTAGTGTTCATAACAGATAA
- a CDS encoding multiheme c-type cytochrome: MKRNLLILLLVLIVFGIGGFLYLNQREVPIEQVFPGKIWAKPIENLPDLKGVGAPTAKNCGNCHTEIYEEWQRSTHANALTDIQFQSELAKPSSPKWICLNCHIPVQNQRETIITGLRNGDYFRPIEIPNPNFNPDMKEEGVTCATCHVRVDSQTKESYVIGGTGGTSPPHPIKIDRNQLLKRCYDCHNETYTLNESLVCSFQTGTELQATHSKQTCSSCHQPEVRRSFVKASLNKQIRTSHKHGFIGGGVPKRFDLYPDQIRLGYKPGIVLSRWKVDNNTIEVHIKNTNADHHVTTGDPERFYRLSIVGLDKNGNSIFQSESTIGQEWTWSPQAKKVNDTRIPSGKVYVWALKQTELPVVSYLFQATHVRLKNVTSDYMSQSSGYLTSPYKEKVEKIKELYPHSSLVIESLYQVKTKSRKDTPLEELFKRNVEKKGE; the protein is encoded by the coding sequence TTGAAACGAAATTTACTTATCCTCCTTTTGGTATTAATCGTTTTCGGGATTGGAGGATTTCTTTATCTGAACCAAAGAGAGGTTCCCATCGAACAAGTGTTTCCTGGTAAAATTTGGGCCAAACCAATTGAAAATCTTCCTGATTTAAAAGGAGTCGGGGCTCCTACGGCCAAAAATTGTGGGAACTGCCATACGGAAATTTATGAGGAATGGCAACGTTCTACCCATGCTAATGCCCTTACTGATATCCAATTCCAATCAGAACTTGCAAAACCGAGTTCTCCTAAATGGATTTGTTTGAACTGTCATATCCCCGTTCAAAACCAAAGAGAAACCATCATCACTGGTCTACGGAATGGAGATTATTTTCGTCCTATAGAAATTCCAAATCCTAATTTTAATCCGGATATGAAGGAGGAAGGGGTTACCTGCGCCACCTGCCATGTACGAGTGGATTCGCAGACAAAAGAAAGTTATGTGATAGGTGGAACCGGTGGGACTTCTCCTCCTCACCCTATTAAAATTGATCGTAACCAATTATTAAAACGTTGTTATGATTGTCATAATGAAACTTATACTTTAAATGAATCACTCGTTTGTTCTTTCCAAACCGGGACAGAGTTACAAGCCACACATTCCAAGCAAACTTGTTCTTCTTGCCACCAACCGGAAGTTCGTCGTTCTTTTGTCAAAGCTTCGCTAAACAAACAGATTCGAACATCCCACAAACATGGGTTTATTGGCGGTGGTGTTCCGAAAAGATTCGATTTGTATCCTGATCAAATTCGTTTGGGTTATAAACCTGGCATTGTTCTTTCTCGTTGGAAAGTAGATAACAATACCATCGAAGTGCATATTAAAAATACTAACGCTGACCACCATGTGACAACGGGTGACCCAGAGCGGTTTTACAGATTGTCTATCGTTGGTTTGGACAAAAACGGAAATTCGATTTTTCAATCGGAATCAACGATTGGTCAGGAATGGACTTGGTCACCTCAAGCAAAAAAAGTAAATGATACACGAATTCCATCGGGGAAGGTCTATGTTTGGGCATTGAAACAAACCGAACTTCCAGTGGTTTCTTATCTTTTCCAAGCAACACATGTTCGTTTGAAGAATGTTACTTCGGATTATATGAGTCAGTCGTCAGGTTATCTTACTTCTCCATATAAAGAAAAAGTAGAAAAGATAAAAGAATTATACCCTCATAGTTCTCTCGTCATTGAGTCTCTATACCAAGTAAAAACAAAGTCTAGAAAAGACACGCCTTTAGAAGAATTATTCAAGCGGAATGTAGAAAAAAAAGGTGAGTAA
- a CDS encoding sulfurtransferase, with amino-acid sequence MKVLRCYGIYLFFFSLLGAFFEEPSAGPSVRAAKLVDAPWFLSAESALSLPKYKILDTRSALPRLKNKVSGAVVLSWEDLSRTDAPHKGELLELKIVRKKINDLGIKQDDNILVLGDGNSGWGEEGRIVWSLREAGFKQSYWIDGGYSSYEKQIQKKTNPKPETLAINLPLAKDKTLVSAAIFKDEILKGLPSKQHQILDTREPREFTGATPYGESRGGHIPGAKSFFYQELFDSKGNIKSKSEVEVYLKQLGIQKEKPIVAYCTGGVRSAFVVGILRTYGYNAYNYAGSMWEWSNDPKLPLETGN; translated from the coding sequence GTGAAAGTACTACGTTGTTACGGAATCTATCTATTTTTTTTCTCTCTTCTGGGAGCATTCTTCGAAGAACCAAGCGCTGGGCCTTCTGTACGGGCAGCAAAACTAGTAGATGCTCCTTGGTTTCTCTCAGCTGAATCAGCCCTCTCCCTTCCGAAATATAAAATTCTAGATACTCGTTCTGCATTGCCTCGTTTGAAAAACAAAGTTTCAGGAGCAGTTGTTTTATCTTGGGAAGATCTTTCTCGCACTGATGCCCCACATAAGGGTGAATTATTAGAACTAAAGATCGTTCGTAAAAAAATAAATGATTTAGGGATTAAACAAGATGATAATATTCTTGTGTTAGGTGATGGGAATTCTGGTTGGGGAGAAGAAGGGCGAATTGTTTGGAGTCTTCGGGAAGCCGGATTCAAACAATCCTATTGGATTGATGGGGGATATTCCTCTTATGAAAAACAAATCCAGAAAAAAACAAATCCTAAACCAGAGACTTTGGCAATCAACTTGCCATTAGCAAAAGACAAAACCCTTGTATCGGCAGCCATTTTTAAAGATGAAATATTAAAGGGATTACCATCGAAACAACACCAAATTTTGGATACAAGAGAACCGAGAGAGTTCACTGGGGCAACGCCATACGGTGAATCTAGAGGAGGGCACATTCCAGGTGCTAAATCTTTTTTCTACCAAGAGTTGTTCGATTCTAAAGGGAATATTAAATCAAAATCAGAAGTTGAAGTTTATTTAAAACAGTTAGGCATTCAAAAAGAAAAACCCATTGTAGCCTATTGTACAGGCGGGGTTCGTTCCGCTTTTGTGGTTGGAATCCTTCGCACTTATGGATATAATGCATACAACTATGCGGGCTCAATGTGGGAATGGTCAAATGATCCAAAACTTCCGTTGGAAACTGGAAATTAA
- a CDS encoding DUF4395 domain-containing protein encodes MKIGYYPDVVNENVTRIVASTVVFLGVFAILFPNPYVLALLFAGFTLRLSYGPKFEPFAFFTSRYLVPWLGISFVATAGPPKRFAQLIGFLFSVGAIVFFVLDLRLAYQITLATLVFFASLESFLGWCAGCFAFGLLMKLGVIPKEICERCNNLNFNK; translated from the coding sequence ATGAAAATTGGTTATTATCCGGACGTGGTCAATGAAAATGTCACAAGGATTGTCGCCTCGACTGTCGTATTCCTTGGTGTTTTTGCGATTCTTTTTCCGAACCCTTATGTGCTCGCACTTTTATTTGCCGGGTTTACTTTGCGTTTGAGTTACGGACCAAAGTTTGAACCGTTTGCTTTTTTTACTTCTAGATACTTGGTCCCATGGCTCGGAATTTCTTTTGTAGCCACAGCAGGACCACCCAAACGATTTGCGCAGCTCATTGGATTTTTATTTAGCGTCGGTGCCATTGTGTTTTTTGTTTTGGATCTAAGATTGGCTTACCAAATCACTTTAGCGACTCTCGTTTTTTTTGCATCACTCGAATCTTTTTTAGGATGGTGTGCTGGTTGTTTTGCATTTGGTCTACTGATGAAACTAGGAGTGATTCCGAAAGAAATCTGTGAAAGATGTAACAATCTAAATTTTAATAAATAG
- a CDS encoding helix-turn-helix domain-containing protein, with protein sequence METEIESFSATTENERNVDEVLTVVLGETLKRRRLELGLSMEKLSQLSTVSRGMLGLIESGKTTPSIGILWKLSKSLRIPIGEMIPDLFAQSPRFIGSNEGKRWISAKNTAESRVFYQEERDRLSLVEWKLTQGKISQFGHLPTAFDIKIYQVSGKIKIKLKTKEIILEPADSAFFPIAELEFIENEFSEESKFLWIASKKAR encoded by the coding sequence ATGGAAACAGAAATTGAAAGTTTTTCTGCCACAACAGAAAACGAAAGAAATGTCGATGAAGTGCTAACGGTTGTCCTTGGGGAAACCTTAAAACGCAGAAGGTTAGAACTAGGTTTATCCATGGAAAAACTTTCTCAGCTGTCAACCGTTAGTCGAGGAATGCTAGGACTCATCGAGTCAGGAAAAACCACACCCAGTATTGGGATCTTATGGAAATTATCAAAATCACTTCGGATTCCCATCGGAGAAATGATCCCTGATCTTTTTGCCCAGTCCCCACGGTTTATCGGATCCAACGAAGGCAAACGCTGGATTTCCGCTAAAAATACAGCAGAATCAAGGGTTTTTTACCAAGAAGAAAGAGATCGTTTGAGTCTTGTCGAATGGAAACTGACACAAGGAAAGATCTCCCAGTTCGGCCACTTACCAACTGCTTTTGATATCAAAATCTACCAAGTTTCCGGAAAAATAAAAATCAAATTAAAAACCAAAGAAATCATTTTGGAACCAGCAGACAGTGCCTTCTTTCCCATTGCGGAACTAGAATTCATTGAAAATGAATTCAGCGAAGAATCTAAATTTCTTTGGATCGCGTCCAAAAAGGCTCGGTAA